The Bacillus sp. F19 DNA segment ACGGAGTAGTTGTATTTGAAGGTGAAGTAGACGTTCTGAAACGTTTTAAAGATGATGTAAAAGAAGTTGCGCAAAACTATGAGTGCGGGATTACAATTAAAAACTTCAATGATATTAAAGAAGGAGATATCATCGAAGCATACGTTATGCAGGAAATTGAGCGCAAGTGATTGGATATGCAGAGTGTGAGTGCATCATTTATGATGCACAATCATTGAAGGACAAACGGGCTGTTTTACAGCGCATTTTGATGAGACTGAAGCAGAGGCACAATGTCTCTGTTTCAGAAATTGATTTTCAGGATACCTGGCAGAGAACCAAGATTGGCATCGTCGCCATCACA contains these protein-coding regions:
- a CDS encoding DUF503 family protein; this encodes MIGYAECECIIYDAQSLKDKRAVLQRILMRLKQRHNVSVSEIDFQDTWQRTKIGIVAITSNKVQTEKELNKALAMIDSFPEIERTVTSFDWL